The Tissierellales bacterium genome contains the following window.
AGACTAACCAAAAATTTAATTTAAAACTAATTATAGATGATAAAAGGAGGTTTTAAAATGTCAGCAGAAAATATTTTTGATATTTTAAAGGAAAGAGGATTCATTGAACAAATAACACACGAGGATGAAGTTAGAGAGCTTTTAGCAAAAGATTCTGTTCCTTTTTATGTAGGTTTTGACCCTACCGCAGATAGTTTACATGTTGGTCATTTCATACAAGTTATGGTAATGATGCATATGCAAAGAGCAGGTCACTGTCCTATCGCTTTAGTTGGTGGAGGAACTGTAATGGTAGGCGATCCAACTGGTAAAACTGATATGCGTAAAATGTTAAGTGTAGAAGCTATAGATGAAAATGTAGCTAGAATTAAATCTCAGCTTTCAAAATACGTAGTATTAGATGATGTAAAAGGCAGATTAGTAAACAATGGAGATTGGCTTAGAAATCTAAACTATATAGAATTTCTAAGAGATATTGGAAAGCATTTCAATGTAAATAAAATGCTTCAAGCAGAATGCTTTAAAGCAAGAATGGAAAAAGGTCTATCATTCTTAGAGTTTAACTACATGATTATGCAATCATACGACTTTTTAGAGCTTAACAGAAGATACAATTGTCAACTTGAATTTGGTGGAAACGATCAATGGTCAAATATAATCGGTGGTGTAAACCTTATAAGAAAAGTTGACCAAAAGCCTGCTTATGGTCTTACGTTTAAACTTCTTACTACTAGTGAAGGCAAGAAAATGGGAAAAACTGAAAATGGTGCTGTATGGATAGATCCTGAGAAAACTAGTCCATACGAATTATACCAATACTTCAGAAATGTCGAAGACAATGATGTTGAAAATTGTCTAGCTCTTCTTACATTTATACCAATGGATGAAGTTAGAAGATTAGGTGCTTTAGAGGGAGCAGATTTGAATGCTGCTAAAGAAATATTAGCATTTGAAGTAACTAAAATCATTCACAGCGAAGAAGATGCTAAAAAAGCACAAGACACTGCAAGAGCTCTATTTAGTGGAAATGGCGTTCCAGTAGATGCTCCAGCTACTGCTATGGACAAATCTGAATTTGAAAATGGGCTAGGTCTTTTGGCTTTATTAACACAATTAGGACTTACAAAATCTAATGGTGAAGCTAGAAGATTAGTTCAGCAAGGTGGTATTTCAATTGACGGAGAAAAAATAACAGATCCAAAATTCGAAGTTGGTTTGGACTTATTTAAAAATGGTGAAATACTAATTAAAAAAGGGAAAAAAGTATACCACAAAGTAACATTATAATTTCATATAAAAAAGGCACTTGAGCTAGTTGTTTTAAAGCTCAAATGCCTTCTTTTTTATTTAATTACATATCTTCTCAAACTCATATAGTAATCTAGCCGTAATTCCCCAAATAGTTGTATCTTTCAATTGATAAAAGTAAATATCATAGTGTCCCTTTTTCCAATCATATTCTTCTCCATTTGGTATTTTATCAAATGGAAAATCTTCTGGCAAGTTAAGACTTATATCAGACCTATATATCTCTGCCTTCAAATTTCTAAGTTCTTTCAATCCTAAGAATATGAGTTCAGATACTTCTGCTTCATTTGGTTTAAATTCTTTTGATTTTATCAATCCTATAAATGGATAAATTATTGTATTAAATGGTGTAAATAGTGGTGGAAGTTCTTCTCTTAACTCTATCTCGCTTGAATTCACTCCTAATTCTTCTACCGTTTCTCTTATAGCTGCATCTCTAGCTTTTTCGCCCTCCTCTATACCACCTCCTGGAAATGATATTTCGTCGGGCTGAGGTATATTTAAAGCTCTTCTTTCCAATACAATTTTCATTTCACCATCTAATTCAATCATCGGAATTAGAACAGCATAAGCTTTGTTTACATTTATAGGCAAATCTGATTTCTTCATTTCTAACTCCCTTTTATTACTTCATTTCTATCATAATCGGACAATGGTCAGATCCCATCACATCATTCAAGAGTTCTGCTCTTTCAACTTTTTCGACCAAATCCTCCGTGACAAAGAAATAATCAATTCTCCACCCTGCATTGTTAGCTCTAGCATTGAATCTATAACTACACCATGAGTATTTCACTTCGTCTGTATATATTCGTCAAACTCAAGAACCTGAGTTCTTCCCTCATTGTTAAATCGTTCATCTGGTAAACCTGTCCATATTTTATTTGGTTGTTTCTTTGTATATACCGCAGTTCCACTATAACCTTTTCTTTCTCCAGAGTTGAAATAAGTATGGTAACCTTCAGGTGAAATAAGTTCCTCACCCAATTGTTCTTTATGCGCTTTTGTCTCTTGAATACAAAGTATATCTAGACTCTCTTCATCAAGCCACTCTAAAAATCCTTTTTTTGTGCAGCTCTGATTCCATTTACATTCCATGAGTATATTTTCACTTTTTCCCCTCCAAATCAATATTTGAGTTTTTCTATATAAGCTAGTATTAGTAAATGTAGCGGATAATATGCATAGAAAAAATACTTTAACCTAGGGCCTCTCTCATTGTTATAAAAGTAAATAAAAATAAGAGAGAAACAAGAAATACATTGCACATACATTCTAGGCGAATAGTAATTATAACTCATTGCAATTTGAGTACAAAAAACCAAATTAAGTATCACTACACTAATACTCAATACAGAAAATTTTTCTCTATAATAATAAAATAGAAATATCAAAAAAACTCCGTAATATCCATAGTCAGTGTGAAGTGCTGTTGCTAGAACAGCTAATACTAATACCGACAAGCTAGCTTGAAGCGATTTATTTTTTTCCATAAAATATTCGTGAGCACCTATTGCTATTAATCCCAAGAATAATGTGAAAAATATATTCAAATCCCATCCTACTTTGAAAGCTAGCATAAAAGGATATTGCGATACAAGTGCAAATACAAATAATCTGATAGCATATTTCTTCCTATCTCGCGTGTAAATATATCCATTTGCTATCAAAAAAGCAAATATAGGAAATGCTAATCTTCCTATCATTCTTAGAAAAAACATATCTTTGAATACTACTGCACCAGCATGATCTATTGTCATAGTTACAATGGCAATCATTTTGAGTATAAATGCACTCATATCAACACCTCACTTTTGTCTTTATTATCTCACAAAGTTTAGGATCTCTCAAATAAAGTTTTTCAAAATACATTTCTATATTTCCACACTCTTCAATGCTATCTTCAAATAATATTTTCTCAAATACATACCTTATATTTTTAACATCCTCTGGTTCATTATTCCAGCCCCATCGGTTTCTAAATTTCAATATCTCTACTAAT
Protein-coding sequences here:
- the tyrS gene encoding tyrosine--tRNA ligase; protein product: MSAENIFDILKERGFIEQITHEDEVRELLAKDSVPFYVGFDPTADSLHVGHFIQVMVMMHMQRAGHCPIALVGGGTVMVGDPTGKTDMRKMLSVEAIDENVARIKSQLSKYVVLDDVKGRLVNNGDWLRNLNYIEFLRDIGKHFNVNKMLQAECFKARMEKGLSFLEFNYMIMQSYDFLELNRRYNCQLEFGGNDQWSNIIGGVNLIRKVDQKPAYGLTFKLLTTSEGKKMGKTENGAVWIDPEKTSPYELYQYFRNVEDNDVENCLALLTFIPMDEVRRLGALEGADLNAAKEILAFEVTKIIHSEEDAKKAQDTARALFSGNGVPVDAPATAMDKSEFENGLGLLALLTQLGLTKSNGEARRLVQQGGISIDGEKITDPKFEVGLDLFKNGEILIKKGKKVYHKVTL
- a CDS encoding CoA pyrophosphatase, giving the protein MKKSDLPINVNKAYAVLIPMIELDGEMKIVLERRALNIPQPDEISFPGGGIEEGEKARDAAIRETVEELGVNSSEIELREELPPLFTPFNTIIYPFIGLIKSKEFKPNEAEVSELIFLGLKELRNLKAEIYRSDISLNLPEDFPFDKIPNGEEYDWKKGHYDIYFYQLKDTTIWGITARLLYEFEKICN
- a CDS encoding conjugal transfer protein TraX, yielding MSAFILKMIAIVTMTIDHAGAVVFKDMFFLRMIGRLAFPIFAFLIANGYIYTRDRKKYAIRLFVFALVSQYPFMLAFKVGWDLNIFFTLFLGLIAIGAHEYFMEKNKSLQASLSVLVLAVLATALHTDYGYYGVFLIFLFYYYREKFSVLSISVVILNLVFCTQIAMSYNYYSPRMYVQCISCFSLIFIYFYNNERGPRLKYFFYAYYPLHLLILAYIEKLKY